A DNA window from Centroberyx gerrardi isolate f3 chromosome 5, fCenGer3.hap1.cur.20231027, whole genome shotgun sequence contains the following coding sequences:
- the slc2a10 gene encoding solute carrier family 2, facilitated glucose transporter member 10, with protein sequence MGCSILLLASAVSTLGGLVFGYELGIISGALLQLKAEFRLSCVQQEALVSALLIGALLASVVGGGLIDRHGRRNSILLSNVLILTGSLVLLSSSYPALVLGRITVGFAMCISSMSCCIFVSELVSPDRRGLLVTLYEAGITAGILAAYAMNYILSDTKGGWKCMFGLAVVPTLVQLASIWFLPSNTGESSSRREGAQTERDLMSPTEDQDADSNRADKQAQYNVMYLLQRKDNMRTRTIIGLGLVIFQQLTGQPNVLFYASTIFHSVGFRSNASAVLASVGLGLVKVIATLISMALADRVGRRPLLIGGCSVMAVCLITIGFLSGRSALDTKRPCVSEDFVANATSLPHVTLDSQSVLDASLDENHRLLNKTQIGDVAFGKVRDKPLETASSSPLASSPVVHGTVVNWIILICMMFVVSAYSIGFGPMTWLVLSEIFPAGVRGRAFAFTNCFNWAANLLVTFSFLNVIDAIGLSGTFLLYGMTGVAAGVFFYFMLPETKGKSLEEIDKELCLNRIHHSEECCSIFSRRITSLQYQRVHCQLSTPG encoded by the exons ATGG GTTGCTCCATCCTGTTGCTGGCCAGTGCAGTGTCCACTCTGGGCGGCCTGGTCTTCGGGTATGAGCTGGGCATCATCTCGGGCGCCTTGCTGCAGCTCAAGGCGGAGTTCAGGCTGTCCTGTGTCCAGCAGGAGGCTCTGGTCAGCGCCTTGTTGATCGGGGCCCTGCTGGCCTCCGTCGTGGGCGGCGGCCTGATCGACCGGCACGGCCGCAGGAACTCCATCCTCCTCAGCAACGTCCTGATCCTGACCGGCAGCCTAGtcctgctcagcagctcctacCCGGCGCTGGTGCTGGGCAGGATCACGGTGGGCTTCGCCATGTGTATATCCTCCATGTCCTGCTGCATCTTTGTGTCCGAGCTGGTCTCCCCCGACCGCAGGGGCTTGCTGGTAACTCTGTACGAAGCCGGGATCACCGCGGGCATCCTGGCGGCCTACGCCATGAACTACATCCTGTCCGATACCAAGGGAGGGTGGAAGTGTATGTTCGGATTAGCTGTAGTACCGACTCTGGTTCAGCTGGCCTCTATATGGTTTCTTCCGTCCAACACTGGAGAATCCTCGAGCCGAAGAGAGGGCGCTCAAACCGAAAGAGACCTCATGAGCCCGACTGAAGATCAAGACGCAGACTCCAACAGAGCTGACAAACAGGCGCAGTACAACGTCATGTACCTCCTCCAACGCAAGGACAACATGAGGACCAGGACCATCATCGGGCTCGGCTTGGTGATCTTTCAGCAGCTCACAGGCCAGCCCAACGTTCTCTTCTATGCCTCCACCATTTTCCACTCGGTGGGGTTTCGGAGCAACGCCTCGGCAGTGCTCGCGTCCGTGGGCTTGGGGCTGGTCAAAGTGATCGCTACTCTGATCTCCATGGCGTTGGCCGACAGGGTGGGCAGGAGGCCTCTGCTGATCGGCGGATGCTCCGTAATGGCGGTGTGTCTAATAACCATCGGATTTCTCAGCGGACGTTCAGCGCTCGACACCAAGAGGCCTTGCGTTTCGGAGGACTTCGTCGCTAACGCAACATCCCTACCTCATGTAACTcttgacagtcagtcagttttggATGCGTCTCTTGATGAGAACCACAGACTCCTTAATAAGACACAAATTGGAGATGTAGCATTTGGTAAAGTTAGAGATAAACCATTAGAAACTGCCAGCTCTTCCCCTCTGGCATCTTCTCCAGTCGTCCATGGCACAGTTGTGAACTGGATCATTCTCATCTGTATGATGTTTGTCGTCAGCGCATACTCCATCGGATTTGGACCAA TGACCTGGCTCGTCCTGAGCGAGATATTTCCGGCTGGTGTCAGAGGAAGGGCATTTGCATTCACCAATTGCTTCAACTGGGCTGCCAACCTGCTggtcactttctctttcttgaaTGTCATTG ATGCAATTGGTCTATCAGGGACTTTTCTTTTGTATGGGATGACTGGTGTGGCAGCCGGTGTTTTCTTCTACTTCATGTTACCAGAGACCAAGGGGAAGTCTCTGGAGGAAATAGACAAGGAGCTGTGTTTAAATAG GATACACCACAGCGAGGAATGCTGCAGCATCTTCAGCCGGAGAATCACCTCTCTTCAATACCAGAGAGTGCACTGTCAGCTCAGCACCCCGGGTTGA
- the tp53rk gene encoding EKC/KEOPS complex subunit TP53RK, which yields MALEKSMALPAFLSKVDLLKQGAEARVYRTVFLGKPTIVKERFPKRYRHPVLDEKLTHRRTVQEVRSILRCRKAGISAPVVYFVDYTSHCIFLEEIVGAVTVRDHIASAQESRPHAERELELLVAKAGRVLARMHDEDVVHGDLTTSNMLLRSGAGSGEPDLVPIDFGLSYISALPEDKGVDLYVLEKAFLSTHPNTEALFEKLLQSYAASSKKSSAVIKKLDEVRLRGRKRSMVG from the exons ATGGCCCTGGAGAAAAGCATGGCGCTCCCAGCGTTCCTCAGTAAAGTAGATTTACTAAAACAAGGGGCAGAAGCCCGGGTGTACCGGACCGTGTTTCTAGGGAAGCCGACCATAGTGAAAGAAAGGTTCCCGAAACGGTACAGACACCCGGTTTTAGACGAAAAGCTGACACACCGCAGGACGGTGCAGGAGGTCCGGTCCATACTGCGCTGCCGGAAAGCAG gcaTATCTGCCCCGGTGGTCTACTTCGTGGACTACACCTCCCACTGCATCTTCTTGGAGGAAATCGTGGGTGCGGTGACGGTGCGAGACCACATTGCCTCCGCCCAGGAGTCCCGCCCCCATGCGGAGCgggagctggagctgctggtggCGAAGGCGGGCCGCGTCCTGGCCAGGATGCACGACGAGGACGTCGTCCACGGAGACCTGACCACCTCCAACATGCTGCTGAGGAGCGGCGCGGGGAGCGGAGAGCCCGACCTGGTGCCCATCGACTTCGGCCTGAGCTACATCTCGGCGCTGCCCGAGGACAAGGGGGTGGACCTGTACGTGCTGGAGAAGGCCTTCCTCAGCACCCACCCCAACACCGAGGCGCTGTTCGAGAAGCTGCTGCAGAGCTACGCTGCGTCGTCCAAGAAGTCCTCGGCGGTCATCAAGAAGCTGGATGAGGTCCGCTTGAGAGGGAGGAAGCGCTCCATGGTGGGATGA